A single genomic interval of Pseudochaenichthys georgianus chromosome 3, fPseGeo1.2, whole genome shotgun sequence harbors:
- the LOC139432938 gene encoding GATA zinc finger domain-containing protein 14-like, which produces MQRVVRTINEPSTNHQRTINESSTNHQRTINEPSTNHQRIINESSTNHQRTINESSTKSSTNHQRTINEPSTNHQRIINEPSTNHQRNHQRIINESSTNHQRIINEIINESSTNHQRIINEIINESSTNHQRIINESSTKSSMNHQRTINESSTKSSTNHQRTINESSTKSSTNHQRIINEIINESSTNHQRIINESSTNHQRNHQRTINESSTNHQRTINEIINEPSTNHQRIINEPSTNHQRNHQRIINEPSTNHQRNHQRIINESSTKSSTNHQRTINESSTNHQRNHQRTINESSTNHQRIINEIINESSTNHQRIINEIINESSTNHQRNHQRIINEPSTNHQRIINEIINEPSTNHQRIINEPSTNHQRIINET; this is translated from the coding sequence ATGCAGCGCGTGGTGAGAACCATCAACGAACCATCAACGAATCATCAACGAACCATCAACGAATCCTCAACGAACCATCAACGAACCATCAACGAACCATCAACGAACCATCAACGAATCATCAACGAATCATCAACGAACCATCAACGAACCATCAACGAATCATCAACGAAATCATCAACGAATCATCAACGAACCATCAACGAACCATCAACGAATCATCAACGAATCATCAACGAACCATCAACGAATCATCAACGAAATCATCAACGAATCATCAACGAATCATCAACGAATCATCAACGAATCATCAACGAAATCATCAACGAATCATCAACGAACCATCAACGAATCATCAACGAAATCATCAACGAATCATCAACGAATCATCAACGAATCATCAACGAATCATCAACGAAATCATCAATGAACCATCAACGAACCATCAACGAATCATCAACGAAATCATCAACGAATCATCAACGAACCATCAACGAATCATCAACGAAATCATCAACGAATCATCAACGAATCATCAACGAAATCATCAACGAATCATCAACGAACCATCAACGAATCATCAACGAATCATCAACGAATCATCAACGAAATCATCAACGAACCATCAACGAATCATCAACGAATCATCAACGAACCATCAACGAAATCATCAACGAACCATCAACGAATCATCAACGAATCATCAACGAACCATCAACGAATCATCAACGAAATCATCAACGAATCATCAACGAACCATCAACGAATCATCAACGAAATCATCAACGAATCATCAACGAATCATCAACGAAATCATCAACGAATCATCAACGAACCATCAACGAATCATCAACGAATCATCAACGAAATCATCAACGAACCATCAACGAATCATCAACGAACCATCAACGAATCATCAACGAAATCATCAACGAATCATCAACGAACCATCAACGAATCATCAACGAAATCATCAACGAATCATCAACGAATCATCAACGAAATCATCAACGAATCATCAACGAACCATCAACGAATCATCAACGAATCATCAACGAAATCATCAACGAACCATCAACGAACCATCAACGAATCATCAACGAACCATCAACGAACCATCAACGAATCATCAATGAAACGTGA